A genome region from Brooklawnia propionicigenes includes the following:
- a CDS encoding HAD-IIB family hydrolase, whose translation MNPFDLIATDLDGTFLADDKQIPALNALAVRRAARRGITTVFASGRPLRWFGVLDPLTDAHGWAVAANGAVTFDLATREVAHVRPMAADISLTAAEQIRERLPRAVFAAEYVSGWGSEPGFELHTREPGSPFQAPLDELVDRDEIVKLIVVDPATRTDELAAIARSIVGDRVTVTFSYVSAAGMLEMSAPGVSKALALRELLTDLGLPANRMIAFGDMPNDLQMLDLAGQGFVMDSSHPTVLGAGYPTAGDNNAGGVGATILRLLGEDA comes from the coding sequence ATGAACCCGTTCGATCTCATCGCGACCGACCTGGACGGTACCTTCCTCGCCGATGACAAGCAGATCCCCGCACTGAATGCGCTGGCGGTGCGGCGGGCGGCGCGGCGCGGAATCACGACCGTGTTCGCATCCGGGCGTCCGCTGCGCTGGTTCGGTGTGCTGGACCCGCTGACCGACGCGCACGGGTGGGCGGTGGCCGCCAACGGAGCGGTGACCTTCGACCTGGCCACCCGTGAGGTGGCACATGTTCGTCCGATGGCGGCCGACATCAGCCTGACCGCTGCCGAGCAGATCCGCGAGCGCCTGCCGCGGGCGGTCTTCGCGGCCGAATATGTCTCGGGCTGGGGCAGCGAGCCAGGCTTCGAGCTGCACACCCGCGAGCCCGGCTCCCCGTTCCAGGCGCCCCTGGACGAGTTGGTCGACCGCGACGAGATCGTGAAGCTGATCGTGGTCGATCCGGCGACCCGCACCGACGAACTGGCCGCAATCGCCAGGAGCATCGTCGGTGATCGGGTGACCGTGACGTTCAGCTATGTGTCGGCAGCGGGCATGCTCGAGATGTCGGCACCGGGAGTCAGCAAGGCGCTGGCCCTGCGCGAGCTTCTCACCGACCTGGGTCTGCCGGCGAACCGGATGATCGCCTTCGGGGATATGCCGAACGATCTGCAGATGCTCGACCTGGCCGGTCAGGGTTTCGTGATGGACTCGAGCCATCCGACGGTGCTGGGCGCGGGCTATCCGACCGCGGGTGACAACAATGCCGGCGGGGTCGGCGCCACGATTCTGCGGCTGCTCGGCGAGGACGCCTGA
- a CDS encoding AAA family ATPase, with protein MTSTLGNQQTLSTQDAAKVLGEAIAEVQRVIVGQEHMVEQLMAGLLAQGHILLEGVPGTAKTLAVRTFATVVGGSFARVQFTPDLVPSDIVGTRVYQASKETFDIELGPVFTNFVLADEINRAPAKVQSAMLELMAEKQVSIAGQTFPMKKPFIVIATQNPIESEGVYPLPEAQRDRFLLKVDVPYPKGNEEFEILRRMSVTPPTPNQILNPDLTFQLQGMASHVFVHNLVAEYIVRLVLATRNPAEFNMPDLARVIQIGNSSRATLGLTAAARAVALIHGRDYVLPTDVQAIAKDVMAHRLVLSFDAIADNISALQVVERILAMVPAPTPVWNQEQRAASRTQHRHQPSYE; from the coding sequence TTGACCAGCACGCTAGGCAATCAGCAAACGCTGTCCACCCAAGATGCCGCCAAGGTCCTGGGAGAGGCAATAGCGGAGGTGCAGCGGGTCATCGTCGGTCAAGAGCACATGGTCGAACAGCTGATGGCCGGTTTGCTGGCGCAGGGCCACATTCTGCTGGAGGGCGTGCCCGGTACGGCGAAGACCCTGGCCGTGCGGACGTTCGCCACCGTTGTCGGCGGGTCATTCGCGCGCGTCCAGTTCACTCCCGACCTGGTTCCCTCCGACATCGTCGGCACTCGCGTCTATCAGGCATCCAAGGAGACGTTCGACATCGAGCTCGGCCCGGTCTTCACCAACTTCGTGCTTGCGGACGAGATCAACCGCGCCCCCGCCAAGGTGCAATCGGCCATGCTCGAGTTGATGGCTGAGAAGCAGGTCTCGATCGCTGGCCAGACCTTCCCGATGAAGAAGCCGTTCATCGTCATCGCTACCCAGAACCCGATCGAATCCGAGGGCGTCTACCCGCTGCCCGAAGCCCAGCGGGATCGTTTCCTGCTCAAGGTGGACGTGCCCTACCCGAAGGGCAACGAGGAGTTCGAGATCCTGCGCCGGATGTCGGTCACCCCACCGACACCGAACCAGATCCTCAATCCCGACCTGACCTTCCAGCTACAGGGCATGGCCTCGCACGTCTTCGTCCACAATCTGGTCGCGGAGTACATCGTCCGGCTGGTGCTGGCCACCCGCAACCCGGCCGAGTTCAATATGCCCGACCTGGCTCGGGTGATCCAGATCGGCAACTCCTCACGCGCCACCCTCGGTCTGACCGCGGCCGCCCGCGCGGTCGCGCTGATTCACGGACGTGACTACGTCCTGCCGACCGACGTCCAGGCCATCGCCAAGGACGTCATGGCGCACCGCCTGGTGCTCAGCTTCGACGCGATCGCCGACAACATCTCCGCGCTGCAGGTGGTGGAACGGATCCTCGCGATGGTGCCCGCTCCCACTCCGGTGTGGAATCAGGAGCAGCGCGCCGCGAGCCGTACCCAGCACCGCCACCAGCCGAGCTACGAGTGA
- a CDS encoding DUF58 domain-containing protein, protein MSGPDFAVSKTGTTQANGRHDVGAAGSVLREPTGPTVPLNRLAPEAALRRLELTVVRRLEGFLQGDHLGLLPGPGSDLNDARIYVPGQDDVRRMDWAVTARTTVPHVRDTMADRELEVWALLDATPSMNWGTAGVTKRDLGIAAIATLGFISQKMGDRFGGMVMHSDSVKRFPARSGRQALYGLLGKLLDDPIERDNQPATLGLPEGIEALIRTQRRRGMRVVVSDFLDPGDQELNPKAPPSWERPLRRLAVRNQVLCVEVVDAGEMEFPDVGELLIRDPETDFARFVNTSDVRARKMIDRAAAAQRERVAAAMRRAGVGHIRLQTDRDWVNDIARFVLTYRQTAAVLHQPPQGVTK, encoded by the coding sequence ATGAGCGGACCTGATTTCGCAGTCTCCAAGACCGGCACCACGCAGGCGAACGGTCGCCACGATGTGGGCGCCGCGGGCAGCGTGCTGCGCGAGCCCACCGGCCCGACGGTGCCGCTGAACAGACTCGCACCCGAAGCGGCGCTGCGCCGGCTCGAGCTGACGGTCGTCCGCCGGCTCGAGGGCTTCTTGCAGGGTGATCACCTGGGGCTGCTGCCCGGACCCGGCTCGGACCTCAACGACGCCAGGATCTACGTGCCCGGCCAGGACGATGTGCGCCGGATGGATTGGGCGGTGACCGCGCGCACCACGGTGCCGCACGTGCGAGACACCATGGCCGACCGCGAACTCGAGGTCTGGGCTTTGCTCGACGCGACCCCGTCCATGAACTGGGGCACAGCAGGCGTAACCAAACGCGATCTGGGCATCGCCGCGATCGCCACGCTCGGCTTCATCAGCCAGAAGATGGGCGACCGCTTCGGCGGCATGGTGATGCATTCGGATTCGGTCAAACGATTTCCGGCGCGGTCGGGACGCCAGGCGCTTTACGGGTTGCTCGGCAAGCTGCTGGATGATCCGATCGAACGCGACAATCAGCCCGCGACACTCGGACTGCCCGAAGGTATCGAGGCACTGATCCGCACCCAACGCCGCCGCGGCATGCGGGTCGTGGTCTCCGATTTCCTCGATCCCGGTGACCAGGAGCTCAACCCCAAGGCTCCGCCCAGCTGGGAGCGCCCGCTGCGACGGCTCGCCGTGCGCAATCAGGTCTTGTGCGTCGAGGTCGTGGACGCGGGCGAGATGGAGTTCCCCGATGTCGGCGAGCTGCTGATCCGTGACCCCGAGACCGATTTCGCGCGTTTCGTCAACACCTCGGATGTCCGCGCCCGCAAGATGATCGACCGGGCGGCCGCCGCCCAGCGGGAGCGGGTGGCGGCAGCCATGCGCCGTGCCGGCGTGGGGCATATCCGCCTGCAGACCGACCGTGACTGGGTGAATGACATCGCCCGCTTCGTGCTGACCTACCGGCAGACCGCCGCCGTGCTGCATCAGCCCCCGCAGGGGGTGACCAAGTGA
- a CDS encoding VWA domain-containing protein, whose amino-acid sequence MTGDTTQVWLWEFFNPERLWALLVLPVLVIAYILLLRLKRNRGMRYTQTGIVGAVLPRQSQWRRHVSVAMALCSLAAITGAWARPAGTEQVPRERATVVLVLDLSQSMQATDIDPTRLDASKQAAKDFIAQLPASYNIALVALSGNSRVLAQPTNDRGMINRYIDALTLEDGTHIGDALMAALDAIAHAPGEPGEDPAPGMVIMLSDGSNTGGEVSPEQAAANAREQGVVVNTIAFGTLNGYVDLDGQRYNVAPDTEALQQIAVATGGAAVDAKSASQLNNAYDQMRSDVTYEDVKKEVTARWALYALAFAFVASLGAVSMAARWP is encoded by the coding sequence GTGACCGGCGATACCACCCAGGTCTGGCTGTGGGAGTTCTTCAATCCCGAACGGCTGTGGGCCCTGCTCGTGCTGCCGGTGCTGGTGATCGCCTACATTCTGCTGCTGCGGTTGAAGCGCAACCGCGGCATGCGCTACACCCAGACCGGCATCGTCGGCGCGGTGCTGCCCAGGCAGTCGCAGTGGCGCCGGCACGTTTCGGTCGCGATGGCGCTGTGCTCCCTGGCGGCGATCACCGGTGCCTGGGCGCGCCCGGCAGGCACCGAGCAGGTTCCCCGCGAGCGCGCCACCGTGGTGCTGGTGCTCGACCTGTCGCAGTCGATGCAGGCGACCGACATCGACCCCACTCGTCTGGACGCCTCGAAGCAGGCGGCCAAGGACTTCATCGCCCAGCTGCCGGCGTCCTACAACATCGCGCTCGTCGCGCTGTCGGGAAACAGCCGGGTGCTGGCTCAGCCCACCAACGATCGGGGCATGATCAACCGCTACATCGATGCGCTGACGCTTGAGGACGGTACCCACATCGGTGATGCCCTGATGGCTGCGCTAGACGCCATCGCGCACGCACCCGGTGAGCCTGGTGAGGATCCGGCGCCCGGCATGGTGATCATGCTCTCGGACGGCAGCAATACCGGTGGTGAGGTGAGTCCCGAGCAGGCAGCCGCGAATGCGCGTGAACAGGGCGTGGTCGTCAACACCATCGCCTTCGGCACACTCAACGGATATGTCGACCTCGACGGTCAGCGTTACAACGTGGCACCCGATACCGAGGCTCTGCAGCAGATCGCGGTGGCCACCGGTGGCGCCGCCGTGGACGCGAAGTCGGCCAGTCAGTTGAACAACGCTTACGATCAGATGCGCTCCGATGTCACCTACGAGGACGTGAAGAAGGAAGTCACGGCGCGCTGGGCGCTGTATGCACTGGCTTTCGCCTTCGTCGCCTCGCTGGGTGCAGTCTCGATGGCAGCCAGGTGGCCGTGA